CGCACCGGCATTTATGGGGACGCTCTTGCCGATAAAATCGTTGGCGTCGTAGATCCCCCCTGGGCGACAACACTTGCAGGCAGGGTAGGCCCTGTCTCCCTCCCAGATGCTTATATAGACCGTCTCCCCCAGCACCTGGCACAGGTTCGACAGGACCGGCGCCGCTATATCCTCTATGCCTATCAGCTTTGAGTAGACGTTGCCCATACGAAGCACCACCGGTCCGAGATGATACTTCTTCGACGACCCATCCTGAACCACGAAATTTTTATCCTTGAGGGTCGACAGTATCTTGTGTAGCCCGCTTTTGCCCATCCCCATGGTGGAGGAAAGCTCCGATAGGGTGTAGTTGAAAGGAGGCTCCGCCAGGACTCTTAGAACTTCCATGCCTTTTAAGAGACTGCTCAAAGGCACACCTCCTTTTCCATATAGGAAACTATTTTTCCCTGAAGGAAACTAAATTTATCGTAGCAGAGGTTTTTGCACTTGTCAAATATTTGAGAAAAGATATTTTGGGGCGCTGTTGTGCTAATATCTGAATCAACATAGAAGGGAAAGGCCGGGATAGAATGGTTCGTGTGAATATGGCTTTGTCTAAGAGGTGCTTTCGATTTACTCTCTGTTTGCTGTCCTGTTTTATGGTGCTCGGTGGGCCCCTCTACGCCACCGATATCGACGTTTTAGCCCTGATGGAGGAGAGCCAGAGGGCTCTGGCGAATATGCTAGAGTCCAGTATTCTCTACGTCTTGGTTGACGACGACGATTCCTACAGCATGGGAACCGCCTTCGTGGTAGCCGACGGCTTCGCTCTGACCAACGCCCATGTGATAGAGTCCGCTGGCGATATCCTGGTTATGAGCTCCTTTCAAAGCCCCGTAAAGGCCAGGGTGATCAAGCAGGAGTACAGCGGTAAAACCGGAGGCAACGACTTCGCCCTGCTCAAATTTTCACCGTCCCCTAAACTGACGCCGGTAACCTTCACCAACAGGGTTAACCGTATGGACCGAGTCAGTGCCTGGGGATTTCCGGTTCTTGTGACCCAGTTTGACCAGAGCTTCGACGACATACTGGAGGGCAAGCTAAAAAAAGCCCCTCCTATGGTCTACACCGAGGGAACGGTTAACGCTCTGGTCGAGAAAAACAGACAGATGACCGTCATCCACTCCGCCGCCATAGCAGGAGGTAACAGCGGTGGCCCTCTGGTCAACGCCAGAGGCGAGGTGGTCGGCATTAACACCTGGGGATACACCGAGGAGGACGAAGGGGCATTCGTCAACGCCTCAATCCCGACGGAGCGGATAGCTCCCTTCCTTCAAAGATGCGGGATCTCCCCCCTGTTCTCCCGGACGTCTCCTGCACTGCCCCAGCTTCCTCCTATGTCACTACCTCAGGTGTCTCTTCCACAGGTGAACTTGCCGGAGGTAGGGCAATCGCCATCGTCGGAGATATCAAGCCTCAAGAAAATGGCCCAGTCCGGCGACAGCGACGCCCAGGCCGCCCTCGGTGCCATGTACTACGACGGAGAGGATGTCCCTCAGGATACAGTCGAGGCCATCAAATGGCTGGAAAAGGCATCAAAAGGGGGTAGCCTTGAGGCTAAGGCCCTGTTAGGGGTCATACTTATATTCGAGGAGGACCACAGCGACCCGAACAGAGGGCTTTTGCTACTTAGAGAGTCCTCCCGTTCCGACTCGGAAGGGGAGATCTTCTCGGTGCTATCCAGGGTTTACTACGACGGAGAGATATTCGGAATTCCGAGGGACGAGGATGAATCGTTCAAGTGGGCCCAAAAGGCCTCCGGTAAGGGGGACGCCGACGGAACCGCCATGCTTGCCATGCTCTACTATTTCGGCGAGGGAGTGGACGAAGACGATAAAAAGGCCCTCCAGCTGGCGGAAAAGGCGGTTAAGGCAGGAAGCTCCCTGGGCAAAGCGGTTATGGCCTGGATGTACTACGACGGCGTGGCGGTAAAGGAGGACCTTAAAAAGGCCCTAGCGTTGGCCACCGACGCAGCGGAGGACGACGAACCATCCGCTCAGGGCCTGCTGGCCTACATGTATTTCTACGGCTACGGGGTCAAGGAGGATCATCGCACCGCAGAGGGCTGGGCCAGAAGGGCGGTGGATCAGGGGAACGAGTTTGGCTGGTTTGTCCTGGGGTCGCTGTACATGGATGGAGCTGTGGTTGAAAAGGACCTGCCTATGGCCTGGGCCTACCTCGACCTAGCCAACGAGAGATACGTATCCGACGCGGAGGAAGCTCTGGAGAAACTGAATAAAAGGATGTCCTCAAAGGACCTCAAACGGGCCAAGGACATCCAGGACCGCTGGTTCAAGGAGTGGGGCGTTTCGAGGCGGTAGCTGGGCCATAGAGCCCCCTTTGGTGTCCTGATATAGGCCACCAAAGGGGGCAATTTTTGTGTTATCATTGCCGGTGTTTTTAATAAAAAAGGAGGACTTTACATGTCAGGAGAGCTCAGAAAGGACGTAAGGCCGGGGCTGAAGGTTATGGTGGTCCAAAAGCAGGATCAGAGGAGCGGCAAGCTCACCGAGGGGGTCGTCAGGGACATACTGACCAAAAGCCCCTCCCATCCCCACGGAATAAAGGTCCGTCTGGAGGACGGAACGGTGGGAAGGGTGCAGGAGATAGTGGAATAAGAGAGCGGCCTTCCTGTTAGGGAGGTCGTTTTTTATATTTCTCGCGGTGGTCATATTTCCCGGGAAATATCCCAGATGATTGATTACCGATAAGGCTTTGCCTACAATGGATAAGGACAGAAAGGAGAGGTTTACCTATGGATCACTCTTCGTCGGGCATTAGGCTGCTTCACACATCCGACTGGCATCTAGGCAGGGCCCTTTACGGGAAAAAAAGATACGACGAGTTTAAGGCGTTTACGGACTGGCTTGCGACGACGGTTCAGGAAAAGGGCGTCCACGTCCTTGTCGTGGCGGGGGACGTCTTCGACACCACAACCCCGAGCAACCGGTCCCAGGAGCTTTATTACCGTTTTCTATGCCAGGTGGCTGGCTCTACCTGTAGGCACGTTGTCGTAATAGGGGGCAACCATGATTCCCCCTCCTTTCTCGACGCCCCAAGGGAGCTGTTAAAGGCCCTGGAAGTCCACGTGGTGGGCAAGGCGGCAGAATCCCCGAAGGACGAGGTATTGGTTCTCAAAGCAGAGGATGGCACCCCCGAGATGATCGTCTGCGCCGTGCCCTACCTCCGTGACAGGGACATCCGACAGGTGGAGCCAGGAGAGACTGTCCAGGACAAAGAGCTAAAGATGGCGGAGGGCATAAAAGCCCACTACCATGCGGTGGCGTCGCAGGCCAGATCCATAAGGGAGGATCTTGGAATCCATATTCCCATAGTCGGGACTGGACACCTCTTTACCGCCGGAGGAAAAACCGTAGAGGGCGACGGAGTCCGAGACCTCTATGTAGGATCTCTGGCCTACGTCAACTCGGCTGTTTTCTTAGACAGCTTCGACTACACCGCCTTAGGCCACCTTCACGTTCCCCAGAAGGTCGACGGATCGGAGGTCGTGAGGTATAGCGGATCCCCTATACCTATGGGCTTTGGGGAGGCAGGGCGAAGAAAGAGCCTCTGTCTGGTGGACTTTAACGGCAAAGATCCCTCGGTAGAGCTTGTAGAGGTGCCGGTCTTTCAGAGGCTGGAGAGGATAAAGGGAGACCTGGAGGGTATCCTAAAGCGGATCGACGAGCTGTCCCTGAGCGGTTCAAAGATCTGGCTGGAGATCGTCTACGACGGAGATGAGGTTATAGGCGACCTGAGGGACAGACTGGAAAACGCCCTCTCCGACGATATGGAGATCCTCAGGCTCAAGGATAACCGGGTTTTCCGGCAGGCCCTAGGCATGGAGTTTGAAGGGGAGTCCCTGGAGGACCTGGGCGAGGACGACGTCTTCCGCCGACTGCTTTGCGCCAGGGAAGTTCCAGAGGACCAGTGGCAGGAGCTTACCGAGACTTATGGCGAAATCGTCTCATCCCTTTTTGAGGAAGACACCAAGGCGGAGTAGGAGGGAACCATGAAGATACTCAAAGTGAGATTCAAAAACCTCAACTCCCTCTTCGGGGATTGGGAGATAGACCTGTCCTCCTTAGGCTGCGAGGGGATCTTCGCCATAACCGGCCCTACAGGATCGGGAAAGACCACCGTCCTGGACGCTATCTGTCTGGGACTCTACGGAAGAACCCCAAGGCTTAGCAACGTCACCAAAAGCGGCAACGAGATAATGTCCCGAAACACCGGAGAGTGTTTCGCAGAGGTGGAGTTCGAGACACAAAAGGGAAGGTTTCGCTGCCACTGGAGCCAACACAGGGCCAGAAGAAGCCCTGAGGGCAAACTTCAGGATCCTAAACACGAGATATCGGAGTGCGACTCAGGGCAGATACTGGAGTCCAAAATAAGGGAGGTGGCGTCCTGTATAGGGACTGTCACAGGAATGGACTTCGACCGGTTTACCCGCTCAATGCTCCTGGCACAGGGTGGTTTCTCCGCCTTCCTCCAGGCGTCTCCCAGCGAAAGGGCCCCTATCCTGGAGCAGATCACCGGGACGGACATATACAGCGATATATCCGTAGCGGTTCACGAACGTCACCGTAAAGAAAAAGAGACCTTGGAGCGGCTCAAGGCTGAGATGGATGGCACCACCGTTTTGGACCGGGAGCGGGAAAAGGCCGTAGCGGAGGAGCTGGGGAAGGCGAAGGATGAAGAACTAAGGCTGACCAGCGAGGCCAAGTCGCTCAACCTGTCCCTCTCCTGGCTGAACGGCTTAGATGTCTTAAAAGGCGAAATAGCCCACCTTAACGACGAGCTTCTGGAACTCCAGGCGGAGCAGGAGAGCTTCAGGCCCCAGAGGGACAGGTTGAACCTGGCCCTGAGTGCCGCTTCCCTGGAGGCCCCATATCTACAGATTGAGGAACTGAGAGGACAGCAACGGTCTAACGAAAAGTCCCTCTCGGAAAAAGAGGGTGCTCTGCCGGAGCTGGAGCGATCTCTCGAAGGCCAGGTCCAGCGGCTGAAAAGTGCGGAACAGGAGACCTGCAACCGCAGAGAAGCCCTTAAAAACTCCATCCCTAAGCTGAAAGAGGTCCGCTCTCTGGACCAGGCCATAGCCTCTTTGAAAAAGCAGATAGAGGACCTGGAGGACGGATGTGGAGGAATTGAGGCAAAAATACAGTCCCATGGTCAGGCTAAAATAGATCAGGAGGCTGAGCTTTCAAAGGCTCAGGGAGATCTGAAGGCTATAGATAAATACCTCAGCGACAACGCCCGAGACCGCTGGCTGATCGGGGGCCTTGCAGGGCTTGAGGTCCAGCTTGCCGAACTGTCGACCAAGAAACAGGACATAGACGAAAAAACATCCCAGAGAGACAAAGGGGAGACCGCCCTAAAAGAAGCCGTCCATCGCCTTGAGGCCTTAAAGGAGGACCTGACCCTTAAAAAAAGGGATCAGGAGAACTCTTCCAAAGACCTCCAACAGGCCAAAGACCTTCTGAATCGCACCTTAGGGGACAGGCTTCTTCGGGAATATCGGGCTGAAAAAGAGTCTCTTTTAAAGGAGGCCGCCTATATCGCCAAAATAGCCAGCCTCGAAAAACATCGGGAGAGGCTGGAGGACGGCGCGCCCTGTCCCCTCTGCGGATCGATAGAACACCCCTTCGCCGAAGGCAACGTCCCTGCCTCTGAAGAAATAGACGGCAGGATAAAGAACCTGACCGACCTGATCGAAAAGGCCGAGTGTTTGGAGTCGGAGATAAAGGGACTGGAGGATCTAAAAGACGAGGCGGACAGAGCCCTGGGGAATTTGGAGAAAAACGAGCTGATCCTGTTCAACGACGTAAAGTCCTCCCAAAAAGCCCTGGCTCAGCTGGAGGAGGAGATAGAAAAGCTGGGCTCCGATTTCCAAAGGAGAAAGGAGGCCCTGTCCAGAGACCTCCTCCCTTTAGGGCTCGACCTTACAGAGGAAGACCTTACATCTTTGCTGGATTCCCTGAGGGACAGGCTCAAATCCTGGGAGCTCCATCAGGGCAAAAAGGAAGAGCTCAAAGGCATGATAGCCACGGCGGAGGGGGAGATAAAAAAGCTCGAGGCTCTTATGGAAAGGGAAAATTCCTACCTCGAACTGGAGATGGAACGACTGAAAGCCC
The uncultured Dethiosulfovibrio sp. genome window above contains:
- a CDS encoding IclR family transcriptional regulator, with product MSSLLKGMEVLRVLAEPPFNYTLSELSSTMGMGKSGLHKILSTLKDKNFVVQDGSSKKYHLGPVVLRMGNVYSKLIGIEDIAAPVLSNLCQVLGETVYISIWEGDRAYPACKCCRPGGIYDANDFIGKSVPINAGASAKLLAAYQDRVFIQDLLSRTDLVTRTPYTLTSIPDILEEYDRIVKQGYSLEEQSFSLGVWCLSVPIFGKNRAVDRCLSVGAPVEAVGEGIFPVWLQRLRDGADEIGTQLQLRR
- a CDS encoding trypsin-like peptidase domain-containing protein produces the protein MLSCFMVLGGPLYATDIDVLALMEESQRALANMLESSILYVLVDDDDSYSMGTAFVVADGFALTNAHVIESAGDILVMSSFQSPVKARVIKQEYSGKTGGNDFALLKFSPSPKLTPVTFTNRVNRMDRVSAWGFPVLVTQFDQSFDDILEGKLKKAPPMVYTEGTVNALVEKNRQMTVIHSAAIAGGNSGGPLVNARGEVVGINTWGYTEEDEGAFVNASIPTERIAPFLQRCGISPLFSRTSPALPQLPPMSLPQVSLPQVNLPEVGQSPSSEISSLKKMAQSGDSDAQAALGAMYYDGEDVPQDTVEAIKWLEKASKGGSLEAKALLGVILIFEEDHSDPNRGLLLLRESSRSDSEGEIFSVLSRVYYDGEIFGIPRDEDESFKWAQKASGKGDADGTAMLAMLYYFGEGVDEDDKKALQLAEKAVKAGSSLGKAVMAWMYYDGVAVKEDLKKALALATDAAEDDEPSAQGLLAYMYFYGYGVKEDHRTAEGWARRAVDQGNEFGWFVLGSLYMDGAVVEKDLPMAWAYLDLANERYVSDAEEALEKLNKRMSSKDLKRAKDIQDRWFKEWGVSRR
- a CDS encoding YwbE family protein, with the protein product MSGELRKDVRPGLKVMVVQKQDQRSGKLTEGVVRDILTKSPSHPHGIKVRLEDGTVGRVQEIVE
- a CDS encoding exonuclease SbcCD subunit D C-terminal domain-containing protein, whose product is MDHSSSGIRLLHTSDWHLGRALYGKKRYDEFKAFTDWLATTVQEKGVHVLVVAGDVFDTTTPSNRSQELYYRFLCQVAGSTCRHVVVIGGNHDSPSFLDAPRELLKALEVHVVGKAAESPKDEVLVLKAEDGTPEMIVCAVPYLRDRDIRQVEPGETVQDKELKMAEGIKAHYHAVASQARSIREDLGIHIPIVGTGHLFTAGGKTVEGDGVRDLYVGSLAYVNSAVFLDSFDYTALGHLHVPQKVDGSEVVRYSGSPIPMGFGEAGRRKSLCLVDFNGKDPSVELVEVPVFQRLERIKGDLEGILKRIDELSLSGSKIWLEIVYDGDEVIGDLRDRLENALSDDMEILRLKDNRVFRQALGMEFEGESLEDLGEDDVFRRLLCAREVPEDQWQELTETYGEIVSSLFEEDTKAE
- a CDS encoding AAA family ATPase codes for the protein MKILKVRFKNLNSLFGDWEIDLSSLGCEGIFAITGPTGSGKTTVLDAICLGLYGRTPRLSNVTKSGNEIMSRNTGECFAEVEFETQKGRFRCHWSQHRARRSPEGKLQDPKHEISECDSGQILESKIREVASCIGTVTGMDFDRFTRSMLLAQGGFSAFLQASPSERAPILEQITGTDIYSDISVAVHERHRKEKETLERLKAEMDGTTVLDREREKAVAEELGKAKDEELRLTSEAKSLNLSLSWLNGLDVLKGEIAHLNDELLELQAEQESFRPQRDRLNLALSAASLEAPYLQIEELRGQQRSNEKSLSEKEGALPELERSLEGQVQRLKSAEQETCNRREALKNSIPKLKEVRSLDQAIASLKKQIEDLEDGCGGIEAKIQSHGQAKIDQEAELSKAQGDLKAIDKYLSDNARDRWLIGGLAGLEVQLAELSTKKQDIDEKTSQRDKGETALKEAVHRLEALKEDLTLKKRDQENSSKDLQQAKDLLNRTLGDRLLREYRAEKESLLKEAAYIAKIASLEKHRERLEDGAPCPLCGSIEHPFAEGNVPASEEIDGRIKNLTDLIEKAECLESEIKGLEDLKDEADRALGNLEKNELILFNDVKSSQKALAQLEEEIEKLGSDFQRRKEALSRDLLPLGLDLTEEDLTSLLDSLRDRLKSWELHQGKKEELKGMIATAEGEIKKLEALMERENSYLELEMERLKALQGNLSSVDDDRKKLYGEGDPDREEETLNEGLSKAEEIERRERSLHDDLFLKRDRAFNEIEALRKSLNERQPKRMELESSFKSDLTAQGFLDEVSFKEAMIPKEEREQLSNSAKELDDRQTELDGRGRDRRRRLEEELGKKVTEKSLEEIKSQIEAVEEGLAGARDLISALRHQLEENDKAKASLKDKQEELSKQEVEFRRWANLHDLIGSSDGKKYRNYAQGLTFEMMVRHANQQLRKMTDRYLLVLDENQPLELSVVDSYQGDGLRSTKNLSGGESFIVSLSLALGLSQMSSKNVPVDSLFLDEGFGTLDQEALEIALDTLAELKNNGKVIGVISHVPALKERISAQIQITPGTRGRSVISGPGCRRL